One Cryptomeria japonica chromosome 9, Sugi_1.0, whole genome shotgun sequence genomic window carries:
- the LOC131038637 gene encoding uncharacterized protein At4g22758 has translation MPRLRNEGGGHPNFSRSSSYSGQFYGEPLDKQLSKKPIPMRKLTSQPELLTRDKSKKPIPMRNLEAPPFYHRIAAPVEAGNKKVSAKMLVKVTIAESIGPLRVLLCEDATVVEVIKAALAMYMKEGRRPILTSDPLSFGLHYSQFTIDCLTPELKMKDLGSRNFFLCPKRESLTPAVSCRTEMETFSRLR, from the exons ATGCCTAGGCTTAGGAATGAAGGAGGAGGGCACCCAAATTTCTCTCGGTCCTCCAGTTATAGCGGACAGTTTTATGGGGAACCACTGGATAAGCAGCTATCTAAGAAGCCCATACCCATGAGAAAGCTGACGTCACAACCTGAGCTTCTCACTCGGGATAAGTCTAAAAAGCCCATCCCCATGAGAAATTTGGAGGCGCCGCCATTTTATCACAGAATAGCAGCCCCTGTTGAGGCAGGGAACAAAAAAGTCAGCGCTAAAATGCTGGTCAAAGTGACAATTGCAGAGAGCATTGGGCCCCTTCGTGTCTTACTCTGTGAAGATGCAACGGTTGTGGAGGTGATAAAAGCAGCGCTTGCTATGTACATGAAAGAAGGCCGCAGACCCATTCTCACCTCTGACCCACTTTCTTTCGGCTTACATTACTCCCAATTTACCATAGACT GTTTGACTCCCGAGCTCAAAATGAAGGACTTGGGCTCTCGTAATTTCTTCTTGTGTCCAAAGAGGGAAAGTTTAACGCCTGCTGTTAGTTGCAGAACAGAAATGGAGACATTTTCGAGATTGAGGTAG